The following is a genomic window from Patagioenas fasciata isolate bPatFas1 chromosome 1, bPatFas1.hap1, whole genome shotgun sequence.
GGCCTAAAACTTCAAGGTTCCAGTCACAGAGGATATAAATCATAAAAATCACAGTATATTCACCCTTACACCATGACTTATAGAAACATACTTACTTGCTGTACTGAAAATTAACTGCCTGATCACTCAAAATTTCAAACTGAATAGGACGATCACCCATGCAGTATTTTCTTAGGGACTCCAAACAAGAGTGTATTGTTTTTCTGGAAGGTTTGTTTTCATGAAAAAGGTCCCCACCTAATAAAACAAAGTCCACCTGTATGTAACAAAAAACTCTATTATTTTAATACAACATTTTGTATTACCTTGAAAGACTTCtaagcaaataaattattttttctaaggATTTGCACATATCTCCTCATATCTGGACTTCCAGGTAAAATGAGTTGGTAGTTGCAGACAcagtttttaatttcttcatgAAATAAACATTAACTAAattattcatattaaaaaaaaccaaacaaacaacccctaaAAGACCTATTTATCAACAGCTACAGAAGAAAACAACTGATGGTGCtgcaaaaaaaagtgttttaataaGGGTCTCCAGAGTGGCTCCTGAACATTTTCTTTGACAGGCCTGAAGAGGTACATGATCTTTTCACTGCTGTAGCACGTACTGAGAAGAAATCAACAGCTATCGGCACATTTACTTTAAGAGGGTACTAGTGTCAGTTTCTGTACATATATTTAGCTTTTGAaaaagcattagaaaaaaaatcttcatcaaaatcacaaatcatatGACTAAGAAATATTCAATCCTTAAAACCAGAATCAACACTTTAAAAGTTTCTAGTATTTTTTCTACTTTCTGAATTGTTTGAAGACTTTGTATTATTACCCTCAGTCTTTccaattttttccccttcttgcaGTGACAGTCTCTAAATACCACTGGAACTGGTGCAGGCAATCTGAAAACACCGTTAATGAAACCAGGGTCATAATTTAAGAAGAATGCTCTCACAAAGGAACAGGCCTTCCTTTTGCTAAAACAGAAACATAACTGTTTGTAATAAAGAGTTTAGTCATTTAATTTGATGTTAATAAGGATTGCAGCAGGACTAAGCTTTATAGCTTCTGGCAGGTTGGAATTTATTTTCCACAGTCTCACTCCTTCACTTTCCAAAAAGTGGTACTTACCTCCTTTTTTTGAGCATGGTCCAGAATTTCATTTAGAGTTACAAATGTATCATTTCCACGAACAGGATCCTTCTCCAAATAGCCAAGATGAATATCAGTagcaataagtattttaaaggtaTCTTCATCATCCCTGAACAAGACACGAAAATTTGTGTTAAAGAGCAATATACTTCAGAATTTCAACACAGATTTTACTGAGCTAAGCTGTCCTGTCCAAAGTCATTAAAGACACAAGAGGTTATTAAATTCTATCAAAATATCATTCctgtaatattttcaaaatatttcataacTTCTATTGCAAATAGCACTTCACCAAACCAGTTTGAAGATTTGGTTACCCCAATCATCCTACAAAGGCTGCAACCATATCTCAGAAATACTGAAAGAGAAACTAAAGAATCCTTTGTatgttttatgcttttaaaaaaaattggtgAACAACCATTCAGTTTCTCTCTTTCCAGCGCCAATCTACACGTATTTGAAAGTACAATGATCATAAGGACCTGAGGAAAAACATAAATGCTGTTCTGAGTTCTTAGCTTATTGCAAAGATACAAAAGACAGAactgcacagagctgcagccaagAGGAGCTTACTGTGAGCTGACGGTGCTCATCTTCGTGCCGGGATTCCTCACAAAAAGGCTCTGGACACAGCCTGGAAAGTCAGGAAGTCAGTTTCTACCTTCACAGATGCTGTGTGAAGTCCAGCAGACAAAAATACAAACGAATTAGAAAGAAGGGCACAGGTAACCGGGCAATCAGTTACGTCATCCAGCCTTTTTGTGGTAATTCTCGCTTGCAAAAAACCTCAGGCTAGGGAGAGATCCGTGCTTGGTTTAACCATTCACAGGACACACGGCTGCCCCGCCCGGCACCGCCGGCCCTCCCACACCGGCCGCCCGGCAACCCAGCGCCGCCCCCGGCGCCTCCCTCCCGGCAAAGCCACCGGGAAGAACCCAGGGAACAGCCGACTTCCCACGAACGACCGCACTACGCGGACCGGGCAGGAGGCAGCGGGACGAGCACGACTGACACCGGGTTCAATAACGGCGGTGGCAACCGACCCGCTGCACCTGGGGGCGCGGGGCGGCACGGAGGGTGCCGGGGAGGCCGCGATGCTCCAGAGCCCGCTTCCGGGCCCTCAGCGCGGCCACCTGCCGCCGCGCGCCGTCTCCATGGCGCCGAGAAGGGCGGGGCCCAGCGCGGGGGCCCGCGCGCCGCTCTCGCGAGAGCCGTCCCGCTCAAAGCGCGCGCGCTCGCCCCGCGCCTCTCCCGCGGGCCCGACGCCGTTGGCTCAGCCGAGCCCGCCTCCCGCTGCCGTCACGTCCGCTGGCGGGCGCGGACCGGAAGGAGTGCTCTGCGGGCGGGGCCGTGCACCCGTCAGTGCGTGGCCCCGCCTCTGGCGTGGCCCCGCCCCTGGAGCGCGGCGGGCGCGCGCGGCAGGTGTGTTCCCGGCAgcgcagcggggccgggccgggccgggccgggccgggccaccGGAGTGGCGGCCAGTGCTGGGGCCGGCAGCCTGCAGGGGGCGGGCTGCAGGGGACGGGCTGCCGCTGGCGTCGCTGAGGCCCTCCCGGGGCGGTGCGGCCCCCGCGGACGGTCGCTTCCCGGCCCTCGCTCGGGGCCTGAGGGGAGAGGGAGCATAGGGAGGAGCGCCGGGCGGAGCGGAGCGAGCGCTGctgtaaaatgtgttttctccAAATCTTTGTTTATAACAGAACAGCCGCTCGGTCTCGCACTGCGCGTCTGACGGCGATGCCATATCCATGTTGCGATAGTACAGTGGTTGTGCTGCACGGGTATTAACTGGGGAACGTGGCAGAGCCCGGCTTAGTGGAGGAACGTGGGGTTTGTTCTTGAGTTTTGCTGTTCGTGGTGCTACTGGTATCTGCATCATCCGTCAGTTTTCTTGACAATTCGTGCACAGAAGACAGTAAAAGCTCTCATAAATATCATTCTCTATCTGCCGCTTACAGGTGCTAAGTGAAAATGAATAAGGACAAAAAAAtcgatgacgaagatgacgacaGTGACCAGTTTGAAGACTTCCTGGAGAATTTTAACCAACTGGAACTGCTGGAGACACACAGGCATTTGATTCCTGTAGGAACTCAGAGTTGCTGGTCAGGACAGtctgacgatgatgatgatgaacaaGAAAGAAGTGAGGAATGGTatgaaatgcaagaaaaaaaaatggaaaaaaatccagagaaactgctgctctgggcagctgAAAACAATCGGGTAAGGTATTTATTCTGTTCATATGTATCACTGGAATGAATGATATTTTGTGCAGACATCGACAGTTTCATCAACACCAGACATTCTTTTCCCTCTCTGAACTAGTTTGATTCAGTTTTGCAAAGCAACTGTATGTAAAATGTCTCCCTTTGTAGCCCCCACACTAAAATATCTCTGGATTCACTAGCTTTCTGTGACTGTAGCTCAAAATTTGAGAAACAGCACTCTTCTTAAACTGCTAAATACTGAAAGCATgccaggcttctttttttttcctggcaagtAAACCTTTGCACTGGGTGTATGGGGTCTAgttgaaattttattttctcaaaagcTCCATATGCAGATACTGGGTGACTGTTTTCCtatatttttatggaaaaaaaccaaccatttTTGTTGTTGGAAGTGATGGACAGACAAGCAAGATTCCTTTTACGCAGCTTATTACACCCTTGtgtacatttattttaattagttGTCTTTCTTACACACACCAGCTCCATCTACCGTTCTGTGGAGGTACTTGTCTTCACAGGGCATGGGGAGAAGGTGTAAGGGAAAGGTATTCCTAAGGCATTGCAAGTAGGTTTCATGTTCtatctctttaaaaagaaaacaaaacaaaccacccaaatcaaacacaaacccattaaaataaacaaacaaacaggaaaaaaaaaacaacacaccacacccCAGTAACAATAActgctttaattttaaaatttcttgttGCACTTAAACCTTTTTGAGACTGATGGTAATTGCTGTTCCGTAAAACTCCAGAACAGTAAAAGCCACATGGCTTGTTTGCAGAGTTTCAGATTAAATTACCTGTTTTCTTTAACTAGCTGAGTACAGTGAGGAAGCTCCTTTCTGAAAAGCTGGCTCCAGTGAACGCTCGCGATGAAGACCAGTACACGCCTCTGCACCGAGCTGCCTACAGCGGGCACCTAGAGGTGGCACACGAGCTGGTCGCCCAAGGGGCCGACGTTCATGCGCAGACGGTGGATGGCTGGACGCCTCTGCACAGCGCCTGCAAGTGGAACAACACCAAAGTGGCTgcgttcctgcttcagcagggcgcGGACATCAACGCCCAGACGAATGGTTTGCTGACACCATTGCATATCGCTGCGGGGAACAAAAACAGCAGAGAAACCCTTGAACTCTTGCTGATGAACCGCTATGTGAAAGCAGACCTGAAAAACAACCTGGATGAAACTGCCCTCGACATTGCTCGGAGGACTGATATATATCACTACCTTTTTGAAATAGTAGAGGACTGCATAAATGCTGTGTCCCCCTAAAAGCTGTGGTTACGCTTGTGAATGTGAGGTTTGCTGCCTCTTCTTTGTGTTCTGCACACTCATCCATGGTGGTCTGTCTCTTTGCAATGAAGTTTTCATGTAAGATATTTTGGTATTCTCAGGCAAAACATCACTTCTTGCAACTCAGCTCAGTGGTCTTGCTCAGACTCTTGCTCAGCGTTACTACTGTTATTGATGGTATTCAGAAAGTCTCAGTAATCTCAGCCAGTCTGTATTTAATTAGTGCGAATTTGGAGGGGCTTTTGTAATTTGTCTACTGTCACAGCGGGAGGGAAAACAAATATTGACTTGATGTGAGAAAATTCTGCCTTGGTTTTGCAGTTTATTACAGCtcacttgaaaattattttttgagaAATGTAACTTTTTCAAAACTGCATGAGAGCTCAGAATGAATGTAACTTATTTGGGTGATACATAACATGTTTAGAGATCCTGGTGTAAGGctcattataaaataaaatattcaaccGTAAgtattttgttgtcatttttaaTTGAAAGCTCAATTATCAGTGCAATTGCCTGTTCATcaattaaaagcatttttcataGGATGATAAAAcagtttcagtttatttttttatggTATTTTTCAAAGAAATTACTTTCTCTAATGATCCTGTTTAGTTTTCCCTTACAAACTAAGCTGAGGAGTAAAGTTTTAATGTCATGGATACAGCATTAGTTAGAACAAGTAAACTTCAACTGTATGAGGATAAACAGCCAACATACTGTTGTGTCAGATTTAGTTACAGCTAATTTAGTTCAGGACACACTCAACAGTGTTTCTCTTCCATCTTTGAATCCCCAATGGGAATTTCTCATTCTAACTCAAATATTAGGACATCAGCAAAGTTTGAGAACTTTGCTGGTATTTTCCCTCAAAATTCCTTAATTTCCAGAccatttcttttctcattttgtaccttttttttttttaatttgggataGCTTGTGATGCTGATCCTGGGCATTCACATCTGAGTTGCATTTCCAAAAGTTCTGACAAATTTGTCTGCCATCATTTAACCAAACTCATGGCGTTGGTGGGGGTGGGTGAGTGGGCTGGTTGGTTTCTTTAGATTTTGAGGCCTTCAGTGTGCACCAGAGTGCAGCTTCTCTCTGCAGTCCTGCCAGCCAGAACCTCACTGGTTTGCAGGTAAGACAGGAACCCTTCATCTGAAGCATTCTTAGCAAGTCCTAGCACTGAGTACTACTTGGTctacttaaaagaaaaatgttaattaatGCTATAAATTTTCTCAAGAGATATCTTAATTTGTTGCTTATGTTTGCCAGTTTGGCCCTTCTGCCAACAAGTGAAAAATCGTATGATTTTTCGAATTGGTTAGAGAGTTTAATTTACCTGTGTTACTGTTCCCATCAGCTGTATCAATCTGTATGTCTCAGTCTTTCAACTTTTGGAGAATCAACCTCTCTGGATCATTTACCTACCTCTGAGAGGTCCAGTTATGTACAacccctgtctttttttttttcctttcccccaccTTGGTTCAAGTGTAAGTTTCAGACAAAAATCAATACTAAATGCAAGTATTTAATGAGTGAGCGCTTTTCAGTACCAGTAATATCAAAACAACTACTCTCAGCAGGTAGATCTTTTTGATCAGGTGGTTTAATACTGGTAGAACTTCAGCAATGCTGTCAGCCCAGCACATGATCTATATTGCATGGGAATCAGTACACTAAGGATTTTCCCATGGTAATGGCATGCTGCATGATTTTGAGTTTCAGCTTTCCCGTCTATAACTTTAGAGTGGAGGAACTTGCTTCTATATGTTAACCAAACTGAAGTGAAAATTGAAGATAAGACCTGAAGTATTGTCAATCAGCATGAGAGTTGTAACAAAACTCTTTGTTGTCCTGTGCAGATGCCTTCCTGAGTGATCCCAGACTCCTTCCAGACA
Proteins encoded in this region:
- the ANKRD49 gene encoding ankyrin repeat domain-containing protein 49, yielding MNKDKKIDDEDDDSDQFEDFLENFNQLELLETHRHLIPVGTQSCWSGQSDDDDDEQERSEEWYEMQEKKMEKNPEKLLLWAAENNRLSTVRKLLSEKLAPVNARDEDQYTPLHRAAYSGHLEVAHELVAQGADVHAQTVDGWTPLHSACKWNNTKVAAFLLQQGADINAQTNGLLTPLHIAAGNKNSRETLELLLMNRYVKADLKNNLDETALDIARRTDIYHYLFEIVEDCINAVSP